In Pirellulales bacterium, the following proteins share a genomic window:
- a CDS encoding tetratricopeptide repeat protein, whose amino-acid sequence MAYQRKLDSKARGRSLFAGGGRRRLWTRAALVTCAGVALAGCVTTTSKDPNFGKTPATPSASTPDETGFGASITKSFKAGTDKVSAAFKPKPEPTEHVTEKPWYWWPFDKKDEGPGADFFVSLARVHEQTGSYDRAIEQYNKALAIDPDFAPALVGYAHVLDRQGQKVKATEYYVRAFKAHPEDASVANDLGLCFARQGKFDQAIEYLDKAVKLQPDRELYRNNIATVLVEVGRVDQAVKQIAAVYGDPIAHYNVGVLLTQRGKQQAAVEQFTAAVQQDPGLTEARDWLDQLTAEEEPREQLASAQLAEPASAESVKAITAQAPTDPTPPMKDISTARVASRPAAVTRMTSAPTVASNSLGAAPAVPPSPDQFQGQATVVTATDLPASAPTTVRPLPAIDSGYVPPSRY is encoded by the coding sequence ATGGCTTATCAACGCAAACTCGATTCGAAAGCACGCGGCCGCAGCTTGTTTGCTGGCGGAGGCCGACGCCGCTTGTGGACCCGCGCCGCGCTGGTCACCTGCGCGGGTGTGGCCCTGGCCGGCTGTGTAACCACGACTTCCAAGGATCCCAACTTCGGTAAAACGCCCGCCACTCCCTCGGCATCCACCCCCGACGAGACGGGCTTTGGCGCGTCGATCACCAAGAGCTTTAAGGCCGGCACCGATAAAGTCAGCGCCGCCTTTAAGCCAAAGCCCGAACCGACCGAGCACGTCACCGAGAAGCCCTGGTACTGGTGGCCGTTCGACAAAAAGGATGAAGGGCCGGGCGCCGACTTCTTTGTCTCGCTGGCACGCGTCCACGAACAAACGGGCAGCTATGATCGGGCCATCGAGCAGTACAACAAGGCGCTCGCGATCGATCCGGACTTCGCTCCGGCGCTGGTCGGATACGCCCACGTGCTCGATCGCCAGGGACAGAAAGTCAAGGCGACCGAATACTATGTGCGGGCTTTCAAGGCGCATCCCGAAGATGCCTCGGTCGCCAACGACCTGGGGCTATGTTTTGCGCGGCAAGGAAAGTTCGACCAGGCAATTGAGTATCTCGACAAGGCCGTGAAGCTGCAGCCCGATCGGGAGCTGTACCGCAACAATATCGCTACCGTCCTCGTCGAAGTCGGGCGCGTCGATCAGGCCGTGAAGCAAATCGCAGCCGTCTACGGCGATCCGATCGCTCACTACAACGTGGGCGTGCTGCTCACGCAGCGCGGCAAACAACAGGCCGCGGTAGAACAGTTCACTGCGGCCGTGCAACAAGATCCCGGCCTGACCGAGGCCCGCGACTGGCTCGACCAGCTTACCGCGGAAGAAGAACCCCGCGAACAACTCGCCAGCGCGCAACTGGCCGAGCCGGCGTCGGCCGAAAGTGTGAAGGCGATCACGGCCCAGGCTCCGACGGATCCCACGCCGCCCATGAAGGACATTTCTACGGCGCGCGTTGCCTCGCGACCGGCGGCCGTCACGCGCATGACCAGCGCGCCGACAGTGGCATCGAACTCGCTGGGCGCCGCGCCTGCTGTGCCCCCTTCGCCGGACCAGTTCCAAGGCCAGGCGACGGTGGTAACCGCAACCGATTTGCCAGCGTCTGCCCCCACCACGGTAAGACCGCTGCCCGCCATCGACTCGGGCTACGTTCCGCCGAGCCGCTATTAA